In Paenibacillus xylanilyticus, the genomic window AGTTTTATTTCGGTATTTACATGGATCTCTTTCCTATAAATTACCCTTTTTTCTGGTAAAACATACGTTTATTTTAAAGGAAATTGAAGAAGGTTCCCTTCCAAAATGAGAAGGGAACCTTTTCTGTATGCATTTCGTTTCAAATGAGTTGATGATAATCATAAGACATGTCTATCTACATTCAACCCCCTCCTAGAAGAGCTCCAAGGGCCCTTAGAGGCCTTAGAATGGAATTCTGGTACCTGACAGCGTTGTGGCAGGAATTCCGGCCTTGAAGCGTTCCTTAGGCGTGGAGGGGAACCCGGCTGCAGCCGGACACAATAATTCGTGAACAGCCTGTGCACAAGACGTCGGGTCATAGGATGGTTTGTTCCACGGTTTGCGTACAACTTTCAGCTGGCTTTCAGCTTCATTCGGTGCCTTTGTCTGGTCACACAGCTCTCTGAACCTTGTGGTAATGACGTCTGCTGAGTGTATCACCTGGCCGTATCCGGCTTGTACAAAATACTCGCAATTCTCTTCTTCCTGGCCTGGAAGCGGTGGAATAAACAACATCGGCAGCCCTTTGGCCAGAGCCTCTGTGCAAGTCATGCCGCCCGGTTTCGTAATAAGGACGTCCGATACGTCCATCAGCTTGCTGACTTCCCTTGTGTAACCGAGAATGCGGATGTTTGGATGCTGGAAGCAAGCCATCTCTTTCATCTTGGAGATCATCTTCTCGTTGCTTCCAAGGCAAAAAACAAGCTGCATCCGATCGGCCCAGGAGGTTAATAGTTTCATATGTTCTTCATCGAAGGAAAGCCCCCATCCACCGCCCATAAGCAGTGCGGTAGGCATATCCTGAAGCCCCATTTCCTGACGCAACCGTACTTTGTCACCTGCTTCCCAAAAATCAGGATGCACGGGAATTCCCGTAACCTGAATTCGAGAGGGGTCGACTCCCCGAATCTCAAGTAATGCCTTAACCTGTGGGGTAGAGACCAGATACTGGTTAACTTCAGGATTGATCCACGTACCGTGCACATCGTAATCCGTAATGACCGTATACAGTGGGATGTTCAGCCCTTGTCGTTTCAGTCTTGAAATGACCGCATTCGGAAACGGATGAGTGCAGATTACTGCATCCGGCTTCAACTGGGATACGACCTGCGCCGTCTGAGTATAGAAAATCCGATGCAAGGCGAGTTTGGTAAATCCGTTCAACGATTTATTATATTGTGTCCGATACAGCAAGCTGACCAGTTTGGGCTGGACGGATAATGTTTTTCGATAGGCGGAAAAGATAAGCGGAGCCACCGTCGGATTTAGGAATTTGCCAAGTTCGATAACGCGGCTATGGACGTGTGGACTGACCTTTTTGATGCCGCTTGCCAGTGCATGTGCGGCTTGGGTGTGACCGGTGCCGAAACCTTCGGATAATAAGAGCACTCTTGGTTTTCGCATGAGTTCACCTTTATTCATAAGTTTAAATTTGATCAATTCACCGTTCTGCCGTACCCTTCAATACATGAATATACAGCGAAACGGAAAATCATGTTCATTCCATAAATATTTACACGAAAGTTGATGTTCTGAGACAGCCCATCTTCGTTTAATCCGTATTATTGGAACCATCATACACTATAGACGACGAATGAATCACTTTCCACTGCATTTCGGTTAAAATAAATTAACACAAATTTGAAATGTTAGGGTTGCAATCTGTTGTCGAAGGTGATAATGTAAGTTTTGACCAAGTGACCAAATTGTATTTTTGGTCATTTTTATAAGAGAAGATCAGTGAAGGAGGGGATATGATGGCTCCGATTGACCGGAGGCAGCAGGTCATTCATGCAGCAGCTCAGTCGTTCGCCATGTTTGGATACAAAGCTACCACGATGGATCAGGTAGCCAAGATAGCGAATGTAGGCAAAGGGACAATTTATACTTTTTTCACGAACAAGGAGCAGCTCTTTGATCAGATTCTGGTGGAAGTGATCCAGGAAATGAAAAATATTGCCCATCGTGAAGTGCGTCAGGAAAGTGCCTTTTTTGATAACCTGTTTCGTGTGCTGGATTCATTGCTGGAATTCCGACGTGATCATGATTTATTGGTGAAGCTATCCCAGGAACTTAAGGATTTTGGAACACTTCAGGCCAAGGAGGGTCTGGACAAGGTGGAGAAGGTCATTTCCGACTTCTTGTCCAAGGAGCTGGAGAAAGCCAGAGACAGCGGTGAGATTCGGGATTGTGATCCGCAAGTCGTAGCCTTTATGATGATCCGTCTGTATATTGCGCTCACCTCGGATTGGAATAAACAGCACGAACCGCTCAGCAAAGAGGAAATCAAAAATTACTTTCGTCTTTTCTTAATGGAAGGAATTGCTGCCGTCATGTAGCTTCCAAATTTCTCTACTATAATATAGGGAGAATATGGAGTATCTTTTTGCATTAAGGCAGTGAGGCTTGCCGAGAGGCAGGTTTGTTTTTTGCCCTGAATTGACCGTTTGAGGAAAGTGGTCATTTCGTATTTCAGCAAATTGCTGAATTTATTCATATGTTTACATTAAGTTAGTTCCTGCTCACGAAGCAGAGAGTTGGGGGAGAAAATGACATGAAATCTTTATCCGTGTTTTTCAAGGATGTGGGATCGGCCGTGAGAAACCCGAAGGTGTTGATCCCCGTCATTGCAGTAATGTTTATTCCGATCCTGTATAGCGGCATTTATCTGGCTGCCTATTGGGACCCGTATGGCCATGTTGACCAGATGCCGGTTGCTGTCGTCAACCTCGACAAGGGAGCAGAGCTTGAAGGCAAATCCTTGCAGGTGGGCGACGATCTGGTGGATGAGCTGAAGAAAAATAAAGATTTTGAATGGGAATTCGTTAATGCAGCTCAAGCCAAAGAGGGTATGCAGAACGACAAGTATTATATGCAAATTACGATTCCTGAAAATTTCTCTTCCCAGGCCACCACGCTGCTGGATGATCAACCGCAGCCGGCTGAACTGATCTACGAACCGAACGGTAATTACAGCTTCGTAGGTGCACAGATCGGCAAGACGGCAATCAAGGATCTTAAGGCGAAAGTATCTGCGAAGGTGACAGAGGCTTATGCCGAAACGCTGCTCGACAAGTTCTCCGAAGTATCTGACGGACTGGCGGAAGCCGGCGATGGTGCGGGTGAGCTGAATACGGGGGCAGGCAAACTGGATGATGGTGCGGTTAAGCTGAAAGACAATTTGGCCAAACTGGCATCCGGAACGCTGGAGCTTCAGGATGGACTATCTCCATTGAGCGATGGCGTTAATGCGCTGCATACCGGGGCAACCCAGCTGGAAAGCGGAACAACCAGTCTGGTATCCGGTCTTCAGCAGCTCCAGACTGCAGCCTCGGATCAGCTTCAAAGCGGAGCAGACCAGTTAAAGGATGGCAGTGACAAGCTGCAGGCAGGTCTTCAATCATCACTTGATGGTACAGGCAAGCTGCAGGCAGGGCTGCAATCATCCGAACAAGGCAGCGCAAAACTCTCTGAAGGATTGCAAAGTGCAGTGCAGGGTAGTGGAACGCTGGCGTCAGGCTTACAGTCTGCCGTTGATGGAAGCAGTAAAGTTGCGGACGGTGCCCAAGGTGTGGCGGACGGTTTGAAACAGCTGGCTGCATCTAATCCGGAGCTGGCAGCCAGTGAGGATGTTCAGAAGCTGCTGGCAGCCAGTGAGGCTGTGGCAGAAGGCAGCGCGCAGCTGCACGAGAGCGAGCAGAAGCTGGCGCAGGGAGCCAATCAGCTTCACGAGGGCAACCAGCAGCTTGCAGCAGGTGCGACAGAGCTTCACAGCGGACAAAAGCAGCTGCTGGCTGGAGCCGACCAGCTGGTTGATGGACAGCAGCAGCTGCTGGCTGGAGCCAATCAGCTCAGCGAAGGCGGAGCGAAGCTCTCCGAAGGCCTGAAGCAGTTTAGCGGCAAGTTGGGTGAAGCTGCAAGCGGAGGCACTCAGCTGGTGAACGGCGCCAAACAACTTGGCACAGGCACAAGTGCTTTGCAAACCGGCGTAGGCAAGCTGAGCGGTGGTGTGAGTTCGCTGACAGACGGTTCCAAACAGCTTGGTGATGGTGCAGGCGAATTGGCTAATGGTTTGACTGAGCTTAAAGACGGCTCAAGTGAACTGGCAACCAAGCTGAATGATGCCGCTCAGAAAACGTCTGAAGTGAAAAAGACTGATGATGTGGTCAACATGTTTGCTGAACCGATTAACTCGGCTGAGAATGAAGCAGAATCCGTGTCCAATTACGGTACAGGATTGACGCCATTCTTCCTGTCCATTGGACTGTTTGTCGGATCCCTTATTTCAACCATTATTTTGAAAATGCGTGATACATCCGTACCGGGCGCATCCGGCTGGAGCCGTTTTGTAAGCCGTACACTCGTATTTGGCTCCATGAGCATTTTCCAATCGGTTATCGTTGCGAGTTTTATGCTGTATGGTCTTGGTCTGGAAACGCACAGTGTGGGACTGTTCTATCTGTTCACAATTATTACGGGGCTGACGTTCATGTTGATTGTTCAGGCGCTTGTTACCTGGCTTGATCTGCCTGGACGCTACGTGGTCATTCTGCTGCTGGTATTCCAGCTTGCGGCAAGTGCAGGAACCTTCCCGGTAGAACTGATTCCGTCCTGGCTCCAGGCATTTAGCCCATGGTTGCCGATGACGCATAGCATTATGGGCTTCAAAGCAGTCGTATCCAGTGGAAACTTCGATGTGATGTGGCATCAGGCTGGAATCCTGGCTATCTATGCAGGGGTATCCATTCTGTTGACGCTGGCTTACTTCCTCTGGAGTGGCCGTCGCCCGAAAAAAGAAGCTGAAATGACTGATGCGGCCGAATCGGGTCAAGTTGTGACAGCATAAGTCTGAAGTAATGCAGAGTAATGGCTTGGATGGAAAAATAAAGTTTGTTAACCAGTATCAAAATTATGCAACATAGTAGTCAAAAAGTGCAAAGAGCTTGTGACCCCAAAATGGGCCACAGGCTCTTTTTGTATACAAATGCATGTTCGGGCTGCATTTTGCTCGGAAACGGAATGGAATTTTGGTGATATTAAGCAGAAACACAGGCTGCATATGGAATGTTTTTCTTTTGTCAGCAGATAAAATCAGTTGTACTCTGTCTTAAAATGTGTATAATTATTCGAAAAAGAGATGAATTTAAACGTCATCACACTAAAGCTGTACTGCAAAACATTTCTTATCAGAGGTATTAAAAAGTTTAAATTGCGCTGATGTTAGGTCGGTGTTAAAATAATAGAACTATATCAAAAAACGTCGCTCCATATCAGCGGTCGTGCCAGCGACTGCGAGTAATTATAATTGTGCTCTTACCGGCTCATCCGGAAGCACTACAAAAGAATGACTTCTTCTCCAGCAGTAGAAGTACTCTGAATCCAATGACCCGATTGTGGTCACCCCGATTATTCAGCAGGGTTCTCAACCTGTAGGCCCGCTCCTCCCGTTTCATTGTTGCTTGTTGCCTATGTTCTTGATCTTTCCGAAATACTTCATTATAGAAAGGTTGCGTTCCATGAGACACATCGGATTACCTCCTAAACAGGGTTTGTATGACCCACAGTTCGAAAAAGATGCATGCGGAATGGGTTTTGTTGCCAACATCAAAGGAGTACCTTCACACGATATCGTTAGTCAGGCACTGACCATGCTCAGTAATATGGAGCACCGCGGGGGACAGGGCAGTGAGCCGAATTCCGGTGACGGAGCCGGTATTTTGATTCAGATTCCACATCGTTATTTTGCACAGGAAGCAGAGCGCCTCGGCTTTGCGCTGCCAGAGCAGGGAGCGTATGGCGTGGGGATGCTGTTCCTTTCTCAGGATGCTGAGATTCGTGATGCTCACCAAGAAAGCCTGAAGAAAATCATTGAAGAAGAAGGACAGACATTCCTCGGTTTCCGGGATGTGCCGACCTTTGATGAGATGCTTGGTCGTTCCGCTCTGGCTGCGAAGCCTTATGTTCGTCAGGTGTTCATTGGCAGATCTGCGGATATCAACGATGAGCTCGCGTTCGAGCGCAAGCTGTATGTGATTCGCAGACGTGCTGAGCTGGCGATCCGGTATTCGGCTGATGAAAAAGAAGGCGGTTCATTCTACCTGCCAAGCTTGTCCTGTCGTAAAATTGTCTACAAAGGCATGCTGACTACCGAGCAGGTTGGACAGTTCTATCTCGATTTGCAGGAAGATCTGGTTGAATCGGCGATTGCATTAGTGCACTCCCGTTTCAGTACCAATACATTCCCAAGCTGGGAGCGTGCCCACCCGTATCGCTTCATGATCCACAACGGTGAGATCAATACGATGCGTGGTAACGTGAACTGGATGCATGCACGTCAATCGCTGTTTGAGAGCGAAGTGTTTGGCAACGACATCTCCAAAGTGAAGCCGATCATCAATCCGGACGGTTCGGATACGGCGATGTTTGATAACACACTGGAGTTCTTGTATTTGAGCGGACGTTCCCTGCCACACGTGGCGATGATGATGGTTCCTGAGCCGTGGAGCACGGATGAGGGAATGGATCCGGCCAAAAAAGCATTTTATGAATATCACAGCACGATGATGGAGCCTTGGGATGGGCCGGCAGCAATGGCCTTCACGGATGGTCTGCAGATTGGTGCAACACTGGACCGTAACGGTCTGCGTCCTGCACGTTATTATGTAACGAAAGACGATCGTATCATTTTGTCCTCTGAAGTCGGAGTGCTGGATATTGCTCCAGAAGAAATTTTGTATAAGGATCGTCTGCGTCCAGGTCGAATGCTGCTCGTGGATACGAAAGAAGGACGCATCATCTCGGATGAGGAAGTAAAAGCTCTGATTGCAGCCGAGAATCCGTATCAGGAATGGCTCGATGAGCACTTGATGGATCTGAATGAACTGCCGGAAGCGCCGGAACTTCCAGATCCAAAACACGATAACGTAACCCAGCTTCAGCTGGCCTATGGATATACATTTGAGGAACTTCGCAAAGTGCTGGAGCCAATGGCATCCACAGGGATGGAAGCTACGGGTTCCATGGGTTATGATGCACCACTGGCAGTGCTGTCGGATCGTCCGCAGCGTTTGTATAACTACTTTAAACAGATGTTTGCACAGGTAACCAACCCACCAATTGATGCTATCCGTGAAGAGATCGTCACGTCTACGGCTACAACGATTGGTCCAGAGCGCAACTTGCTCAATCCTGAACCGGAGAGCTGTCGCCAGATCCGTCTGGATACACCGGTATTGTCCAATGAAGATTTCGCGAAAATTCGTCACGTGCGCCGTCCAGGCTTCCGTTCGATGACCATCCCGATTTTCTTCACGGCTGCGGAAGGTGCGGAAGGACTGCGCAAAGCGATGGATCTGCTCTTTGAAGCAGCAGACCGTGTAATCGACAAAGGTCATAACATCTTGATCTTGTCTGACCGCGGCGTGGATGCGGAGAATGCGGCCATTCCTGCACTGCTTGCAGTGGCAGGTTTGCATCACCACCTGATCCGTCAGGGTACAAGAACCAAAGTCAGCATCTTGCTGGAATCGGCAGAGCCTCGTGATATTCATCACTATGCATTGCTGCTGGGCTACGGCGTAAGTGCCGTGAACCCTTATCTGGCATTCGAAACACTGGATGATATGATTCAGCAAGGACTGCTGCGCGGCATCTCGCATGAGAAAGCTGTCAAAAACTACATTAAAGCCGCAACCAAAGGCGTTATTAAAATATTGTCCAAAATGGGAATCTCGACAATTCAGTCCTATCGGGGCGCTCAAATTTTTGAAGCGGTTGGCCTGAAGTCTGATTTCGTTGATCGTTACTTTACTTGGACACCATCCCGGATCGGTGGTATTGGTCTGGAAGAAGTGGCAGCAGAGGTGCTCACTCATCATAATCGTGCCTTTACGGACAAAGACGGCAATGACAAAGTGCTGGATTCTGGCGGTGAATATCAGTGGCGTAATGACGGGGAGGAACATCTGTTCAACCCGCAAACGATTCATACGTTACAGCACGCCGTTCGCACAGGCGATTACAACCTGTACAAAAAGTATGCCAAACTGGTGCAGGGTGAGAATGATCAGTTGCTGACGATTCGTTCCATGCTAAAACTGAAACCGGCAGGGCCGGCAGTTCCGCTGGAGGAAGTGGAATCCGTTGAAAGTATTATGCGCCGCTTCAAAACAGGTGCGATGTCCTTCGGTTCCATCAGTAAGGAAGCACACGAGGATTTGGCGATCGCCATGAACCGTGTCGGTGGTAAATCGAACACAGGTGAAGGCGGGGAGGATCCGGCTCGCTTCATTAAAGATAGCAACGGTGATTCGCGCCGCAGTGCCATTAAACAGGTTGCATCCGGACGTTTCGGTGTTACGTCTAACTATCTCGTGAATGCTGACGAGATCCAGATCAAAATGGCACAAGGTGCGAAACCGGGTGAAGGTGGACAGCTGCCAGGACGTAAAGTATATCCTTGGGTTGCTGAAGTTCGTGGTTCAACGCCTGGCGTGGGTCTGATCTCGCCGCCACCGCATCACGACATCTACTCTATCGAGGATTTGGCTGAGTTGATCTATGACCTGAAAAACGCAAATCCACGTGCGGAAATCAACGTGAAGCTGGTTTCCGAAGTCGGCGTAGGTACCATTGCTGCAGGTGTAGCCAAAGGTCGTGCCGATATTATCCTCGTAAGTGGATACGACGGCGGTACGGGGGCATCTCCACAAGGCTCGATCCGTCACGCGGGTATGCCTTGGGAGCTTGGTCTTGCCGAAACACATCAAACGCTGATGCTGAACAATCTGCGTGATCGTGTTGTTCTGGAAACGGATGGTAAAATGCTGAATGGTCGCGACCTTGCGATTGCTGCCTTGCTTGGAGCGGAGGAGTATGGTTTCTCCACAGCACCACTCGTGGCACTGGGATGTATCATGATGCGTGTTTGTCAGATGGATACATGTCCGGTAGGTGTAGCAACGCAAAATCCGGAGCTGCGCAAAAATTACATGGGTGATCCGGCTCACGTTGTGAACTTCATGCGTTTTGTCGCTGAAGATGTACGCGAAATTATGGCTGAGCTTGGCTTCCGTACCATTCAGGAAATGGTTGGACGTACAGACTGTCTTGAAACGGTTCAGGCAGTAGATCATTGGAAGAAAAAAGGTGTGGATCTGTCTGTGCTGCTGCATGTACCTGAAATGCCGGAAGGTTCTGCACGTTATCGTACACAGCACCAGAATCATCAACTGGAAGAGACGCTCGACATGCAGCAGCTGCTGACGTTGGCTCAACCTGCGATCGAATCTGGCCAACCGGTTGAGGCTGTTCTTCCGATTACCAACGTTAACCGGGCAGTAGGTACGATTCTGGGTAGTGAGATTACACGGAAATATGGTCTTGCTGGACTACCGGAAGACACCGTTCAATTCAAGTTTGTCGGCTCTGCCGGACAAAGCTTCGGGGCCTTTGTACCTAAAGGGATGACCCTGACGGTTGAAGGGGATTCCAATGACTATGTTGGTAAAGGGTTATCCGGAGGTAAACTGATTGTTATGCCTTCTCCGAAAGCAACGTTCAAAGCGGAAGATAATATCATCATTGGTAACAC contains:
- a CDS encoding MGDG synthase family glycosyltransferase, with amino-acid sequence MRKPRVLLLSEGFGTGHTQAAHALASGIKKVSPHVHSRVIELGKFLNPTVAPLIFSAYRKTLSVQPKLVSLLYRTQYNKSLNGFTKLALHRIFYTQTAQVVSQLKPDAVICTHPFPNAVISRLKRQGLNIPLYTVITDYDVHGTWINPEVNQYLVSTPQVKALLEIRGVDPSRIQVTGIPVHPDFWEAGDKVRLRQEMGLQDMPTALLMGGGWGLSFDEEHMKLLTSWADRMQLVFCLGSNEKMISKMKEMACFQHPNIRILGYTREVSKLMDVSDVLITKPGGMTCTEALAKGLPMLFIPPLPGQEEENCEYFVQAGYGQVIHSADVITTRFRELCDQTKAPNEAESQLKVVRKPWNKPSYDPTSCAQAVHELLCPAAAGFPSTPKERFKAGIPATTLSGTRIPF
- a CDS encoding TetR/AcrR family transcriptional regulator → MAPIDRRQQVIHAAAQSFAMFGYKATTMDQVAKIANVGKGTIYTFFTNKEQLFDQILVEVIQEMKNIAHREVRQESAFFDNLFRVLDSLLEFRRDHDLLVKLSQELKDFGTLQAKEGLDKVEKVISDFLSKELEKARDSGEIRDCDPQVVAFMMIRLYIALTSDWNKQHEPLSKEEIKNYFRLFLMEGIAAVM
- a CDS encoding YhgE/Pip domain-containing protein, whose translation is MKSLSVFFKDVGSAVRNPKVLIPVIAVMFIPILYSGIYLAAYWDPYGHVDQMPVAVVNLDKGAELEGKSLQVGDDLVDELKKNKDFEWEFVNAAQAKEGMQNDKYYMQITIPENFSSQATTLLDDQPQPAELIYEPNGNYSFVGAQIGKTAIKDLKAKVSAKVTEAYAETLLDKFSEVSDGLAEAGDGAGELNTGAGKLDDGAVKLKDNLAKLASGTLELQDGLSPLSDGVNALHTGATQLESGTTSLVSGLQQLQTAASDQLQSGADQLKDGSDKLQAGLQSSLDGTGKLQAGLQSSEQGSAKLSEGLQSAVQGSGTLASGLQSAVDGSSKVADGAQGVADGLKQLAASNPELAASEDVQKLLAASEAVAEGSAQLHESEQKLAQGANQLHEGNQQLAAGATELHSGQKQLLAGADQLVDGQQQLLAGANQLSEGGAKLSEGLKQFSGKLGEAASGGTQLVNGAKQLGTGTSALQTGVGKLSGGVSSLTDGSKQLGDGAGELANGLTELKDGSSELATKLNDAAQKTSEVKKTDDVVNMFAEPINSAENEAESVSNYGTGLTPFFLSIGLFVGSLISTIILKMRDTSVPGASGWSRFVSRTLVFGSMSIFQSVIVASFMLYGLGLETHSVGLFYLFTIITGLTFMLIVQALVTWLDLPGRYVVILLLVFQLAASAGTFPVELIPSWLQAFSPWLPMTHSIMGFKAVVSSGNFDVMWHQAGILAIYAGVSILLTLAYFLWSGRRPKKEAEMTDAAESGQVVTA
- the gltB gene encoding glutamate synthase large subunit, with amino-acid sequence MRHIGLPPKQGLYDPQFEKDACGMGFVANIKGVPSHDIVSQALTMLSNMEHRGGQGSEPNSGDGAGILIQIPHRYFAQEAERLGFALPEQGAYGVGMLFLSQDAEIRDAHQESLKKIIEEEGQTFLGFRDVPTFDEMLGRSALAAKPYVRQVFIGRSADINDELAFERKLYVIRRRAELAIRYSADEKEGGSFYLPSLSCRKIVYKGMLTTEQVGQFYLDLQEDLVESAIALVHSRFSTNTFPSWERAHPYRFMIHNGEINTMRGNVNWMHARQSLFESEVFGNDISKVKPIINPDGSDTAMFDNTLEFLYLSGRSLPHVAMMMVPEPWSTDEGMDPAKKAFYEYHSTMMEPWDGPAAMAFTDGLQIGATLDRNGLRPARYYVTKDDRIILSSEVGVLDIAPEEILYKDRLRPGRMLLVDTKEGRIISDEEVKALIAAENPYQEWLDEHLMDLNELPEAPELPDPKHDNVTQLQLAYGYTFEELRKVLEPMASTGMEATGSMGYDAPLAVLSDRPQRLYNYFKQMFAQVTNPPIDAIREEIVTSTATTIGPERNLLNPEPESCRQIRLDTPVLSNEDFAKIRHVRRPGFRSMTIPIFFTAAEGAEGLRKAMDLLFEAADRVIDKGHNILILSDRGVDAENAAIPALLAVAGLHHHLIRQGTRTKVSILLESAEPRDIHHYALLLGYGVSAVNPYLAFETLDDMIQQGLLRGISHEKAVKNYIKAATKGVIKILSKMGISTIQSYRGAQIFEAVGLKSDFVDRYFTWTPSRIGGIGLEEVAAEVLTHHNRAFTDKDGNDKVLDSGGEYQWRNDGEEHLFNPQTIHTLQHAVRTGDYNLYKKYAKLVQGENDQLLTIRSMLKLKPAGPAVPLEEVESVESIMRRFKTGAMSFGSISKEAHEDLAIAMNRVGGKSNTGEGGEDPARFIKDSNGDSRRSAIKQVASGRFGVTSNYLVNADEIQIKMAQGAKPGEGGQLPGRKVYPWVAEVRGSTPGVGLISPPPHHDIYSIEDLAELIYDLKNANPRAEINVKLVSEVGVGTIAAGVAKGRADIILVSGYDGGTGASPQGSIRHAGMPWELGLAETHQTLMLNNLRDRVVLETDGKMLNGRDLAIAALLGAEEYGFSTAPLVALGCIMMRVCQMDTCPVGVATQNPELRKNYMGDPAHVVNFMRFVAEDVREIMAELGFRTIQEMVGRTDCLETVQAVDHWKKKGVDLSVLLHVPEMPEGSARYRTQHQNHQLEETLDMQQLLTLAQPAIESGQPVEAVLPITNVNRAVGTILGSEITRKYGLAGLPEDTVQFKFVGSAGQSFGAFVPKGMTLTVEGDSNDYVGKGLSGGKLIVMPSPKATFKAEDNIIIGNTALYGATSGEAYIRGIAGERFAVRNSGAKVVVEGVGDHGCEYMTGGRVVVLGDTGRNFAAGMSGGIAYVYDPEGTFLQRCNLEMVLLERIEDVSESADLRGMIQRHVAYTGSTAGERILDNWQDAVNQFVRVIPKDFKRMTEQIERVQATGLTGEEALLAAFEANMRELARTGG